A genomic segment from Conger conger chromosome 2, fConCon1.1, whole genome shotgun sequence encodes:
- the LOC133122703 gene encoding endonuclease domain-containing 1 protein-like, translated as MVGIHTAVSTASLLALTAWCCLTRADVGDFTPCADFLYRASSPKGLLGIPICQRYLNRYRFASLYSRRYRAPCYSAYIFSSPAGKRPKDHWKYEPQLAYPKADGNMVLFREGKVDPNIVESQAVQTDYINSSYTHGHLNPNLHHQDQETRSSTFTLTNVVPQKSGSNGGPWASLERNVSNLLKKYCKDKAYIVTGAMPYQTERWLKEHRVAIPEYLWSAYCCPNYTKPPENLRHLFPTFAAIGRNDPNSTEKIVPIDRGKKKQFWGYDVRTMPLDTLEIYLRDRFGTFVSVFYNQCSEQ; from the exons ATGGTGGGTATTCACACAGCTGTATCAACGGCTTCTCTTTTGGCCCTCACTGCCTGGTGTTGCCTCACCAGAGCTGATGTGGGCGACTTTACTCCCTGCGCCGACTTCCTTTACCGTGCCTCATCCCCCAAGGGACTACTGGGGATCCCCATCTGCCAGCGTTACCTGAACAGGTACCGCTTTGCTTCTCTGTACAGCAGAAGATACCGTGCACCCTGTTACTCTGCCTACATATTCTCATCGCCGGCGGGAAAGAGACCTAAAGACCATTGGAAGTATGAGCCACAG CTGGCATATCCCAAAGCAGATGGAAACATGGTACTCTTCCGAGAGGGCAAGGTGGATCCGAACATTGTGGAGAGCCAAGCTGTACAGACGGACTACATCAACTCTAGCTATACCCATGGTCACCTCAACCCCAACCTGCACCACCAGGACCAGGAGACGAGGAGCTCCACCTTCACTCTCACCAATGTGGTCCCACAGAAGTCTGGCTCAAATGGCGGTCCTTGGGCATCGTTGGAGAGGAATGTGAGCAATCTCCTGAAAAAATACTGCAAGGACAAAGCCTACATTGTGACAGGGGCTATGCCCTACCAAACCGAGCGCTGGCTAAAGGAGCACCGTGTAGCTATACCAGAGTATCTATGGTCAGCCTACTGTTGTCCAAACTACACAAAACCTCCTGAAAACCTCAGACATTTATTTCCAACCTTTGCTGCCATTGGCCGCAATGACCCAAATAGCACAGAGAAGATAGTTCCCATTGACAGGGGGAAGAAGAAACAATTCTGGGGTTATGATGTAAGGACTATGCCCCTGGACACTCTGGAGATATACCTGCGGGACAGATTTGGGACTTTTGTCAGTGTGTTCTATAACCAGTGTTCAGAGCAGTGA